The following are encoded in a window of Sorex araneus isolate mSorAra2 chromosome 11, mSorAra2.pri, whole genome shotgun sequence genomic DNA:
- the RASGEF1A gene encoding ras-GEF domain-containing family member 1A isoform X2, whose translation MPQTSVVFSSILGPSCSGQAHPSMGERGGGAGSSGDLIFQDGRLVSGSLEALMEHLAPTVDYYPDRTYIFTFLLSSRVFIPPHDLLARLGQICLEQRQQLEAGPEKAKLKAFSAKIVQLLKEWTEAFPYDFQDEKAMAELKAIAHRVTQCDEENGTVKKAIAQMIQSLLLSLAARSQLQELRDKIRSPAVDKGPVLKAKPPATQKDILGVCCDPLVLAQQLTHIELERVSSIHPEDLMQIVSHMDSRDKHRCRGDLTKTYSLEAYDNWFNCLSMLVATEVCRVVKKKHRTRMLEFFIDVARECFNIGNFNSMMAIISGMNLSPVARLKKTWSKVKTAKFDVLEHHMDPSSNFCNYRTALQGATQRSQTANSSREKIVIPVFNLFVKDIYFLHKIHTNHLPNGHINFKKFWEISRQIHEFMTWTQVECPFEKDKKIQSYLLTAPIYSEEALFIASFESEGPENHMEKDSWKTLRTTLLNRA comes from the exons ATGCCCCAGACGTCTGTGGTCTTCTCCAGCATCCTCGGACCTAGCTGTAGTGGACAGGCACATCCCAGCATGGGGGAGCGCGGCGGCGGTGCAGGCAGCTCTGGGGACCTCATCTTCCAAGACGGACGCCTCGTCTCTGGGTCCCTGGAGGCTCTGATGGAGCACCTAGCTCCCACTGTGGACTATTACCCTGAT CGGACCTACATCTTCACGTTTCTTCTGAGCTCCCGAGTCTTCATCCCGCCCCATGACCTGCTGGCCCGCCTGGGGCAGATCTGCCTGGAGCAGCGGCAGCAGCTGGAGGCCGGACCAGAAAAG GCCAAGCTGAAGGCCTTCTCAGCCAAGATCGTGCAGTTGCTGAAAGAGTGGACGGAAGCCTTCCCCTATGACTTCCAGGATGAGAAGGCCATGGCTGAGCTCAAGGCCATCGCCCACAGGGTCACACAGTGTGATGAG GAGAATGGCACCGTGAAGAAGGCCATCGCCCAAATGATTCAGAGCCTGCTGCTGTCCCTGGCCGCCCGGAGCCAGCTGCAGGAGCTGCGGGACAAGATCCGCTCTCCAGCCGTGGACAAGGGGCCTGTCCTCAAGGCCAAGCCACCAGCCACGCAGAAGGACATTCTGGGGGTGTGCTGTGACCCCCTGGTGCTGGCCCAGCAGCTCACTCACATAGAGCTG GAGCGGGTCAGCAGCATTCACCCCGAGGACCTGATGCAGATTGTCAGCCACATGGACTCTCGGGACAAGCACAGG TGCCGAGGGGACTTGACCAAGACCTACAGTCTAGAGGCCTATGACAACTGGTTCAACTGCCTCAGCATGCTGGTGGCCACTGAGGTGTGCCGG GTGGTAAAGAAGAAGCACCGGACCCGCATGTTGGAGTTCTTCATCGATGTGGCCCGGGAGTGCTTCAACATTGGAAACTTCAACTCCATGATGGCTATCATCT CTGGCATGAACCTCAGTCCAGTGGCGCGGCTCAAGAAAACATGGTCCAAGGTCAAGACGGCCAAGTTTGACGTCTTAGAG CATCACATGGACCCATCCAGCAACTTCTGTAACTACCGCACGGCCCTGCAGGGGGCCACACAGAGATCTCAGACAGCCAACAGCAGCCGCGAGAAGATCGTTATCCCCGTGTTCAACCTTTTTGTTAAAGACATCTACTTCCTGCACAAAATTCACACCAACCACCTGCCTAACGGGCACATTAACTTCAAG AAATTTTGGGAGATCTCCCGACAGATCCACGAGTTCATGACATGGACCCAGGTCGAGTGTCCTTTCGAGAAAGACAAGAAGATTCAGAGTTACCTGCTCACAGCGCCCATCTACAGCGAGGAAG CTCTCTTCATCGCCTCCTTTGAGAGTGAAGGTCCCGAGAACCACATGGAAAAGGACAGCTGGAAGACGCTCAG GACCACGCTCCTCAACAGGGCCTGA
- the RASGEF1A gene encoding ras-GEF domain-containing family member 1A isoform X1: MFLEPQETMPQTSVVFSSILGPSCSGQAHPSMGERGGGAGSSGDLIFQDGRLVSGSLEALMEHLAPTVDYYPDRTYIFTFLLSSRVFIPPHDLLARLGQICLEQRQQLEAGPEKAKLKAFSAKIVQLLKEWTEAFPYDFQDEKAMAELKAIAHRVTQCDEENGTVKKAIAQMIQSLLLSLAARSQLQELRDKIRSPAVDKGPVLKAKPPATQKDILGVCCDPLVLAQQLTHIELERVSSIHPEDLMQIVSHMDSRDKHRCRGDLTKTYSLEAYDNWFNCLSMLVATEVCRVVKKKHRTRMLEFFIDVARECFNIGNFNSMMAIISGMNLSPVARLKKTWSKVKTAKFDVLEHHMDPSSNFCNYRTALQGATQRSQTANSSREKIVIPVFNLFVKDIYFLHKIHTNHLPNGHINFKKFWEISRQIHEFMTWTQVECPFEKDKKIQSYLLTAPIYSEEALFIASFESEGPENHMEKDSWKTLRTTLLNRA, translated from the exons gaAACTATGCCCCAGACGTCTGTGGTCTTCTCCAGCATCCTCGGACCTAGCTGTAGTGGACAGGCACATCCCAGCATGGGGGAGCGCGGCGGCGGTGCAGGCAGCTCTGGGGACCTCATCTTCCAAGACGGACGCCTCGTCTCTGGGTCCCTGGAGGCTCTGATGGAGCACCTAGCTCCCACTGTGGACTATTACCCTGAT CGGACCTACATCTTCACGTTTCTTCTGAGCTCCCGAGTCTTCATCCCGCCCCATGACCTGCTGGCCCGCCTGGGGCAGATCTGCCTGGAGCAGCGGCAGCAGCTGGAGGCCGGACCAGAAAAG GCCAAGCTGAAGGCCTTCTCAGCCAAGATCGTGCAGTTGCTGAAAGAGTGGACGGAAGCCTTCCCCTATGACTTCCAGGATGAGAAGGCCATGGCTGAGCTCAAGGCCATCGCCCACAGGGTCACACAGTGTGATGAG GAGAATGGCACCGTGAAGAAGGCCATCGCCCAAATGATTCAGAGCCTGCTGCTGTCCCTGGCCGCCCGGAGCCAGCTGCAGGAGCTGCGGGACAAGATCCGCTCTCCAGCCGTGGACAAGGGGCCTGTCCTCAAGGCCAAGCCACCAGCCACGCAGAAGGACATTCTGGGGGTGTGCTGTGACCCCCTGGTGCTGGCCCAGCAGCTCACTCACATAGAGCTG GAGCGGGTCAGCAGCATTCACCCCGAGGACCTGATGCAGATTGTCAGCCACATGGACTCTCGGGACAAGCACAGG TGCCGAGGGGACTTGACCAAGACCTACAGTCTAGAGGCCTATGACAACTGGTTCAACTGCCTCAGCATGCTGGTGGCCACTGAGGTGTGCCGG GTGGTAAAGAAGAAGCACCGGACCCGCATGTTGGAGTTCTTCATCGATGTGGCCCGGGAGTGCTTCAACATTGGAAACTTCAACTCCATGATGGCTATCATCT CTGGCATGAACCTCAGTCCAGTGGCGCGGCTCAAGAAAACATGGTCCAAGGTCAAGACGGCCAAGTTTGACGTCTTAGAG CATCACATGGACCCATCCAGCAACTTCTGTAACTACCGCACGGCCCTGCAGGGGGCCACACAGAGATCTCAGACAGCCAACAGCAGCCGCGAGAAGATCGTTATCCCCGTGTTCAACCTTTTTGTTAAAGACATCTACTTCCTGCACAAAATTCACACCAACCACCTGCCTAACGGGCACATTAACTTCAAG AAATTTTGGGAGATCTCCCGACAGATCCACGAGTTCATGACATGGACCCAGGTCGAGTGTCCTTTCGAGAAAGACAAGAAGATTCAGAGTTACCTGCTCACAGCGCCCATCTACAGCGAGGAAG CTCTCTTCATCGCCTCCTTTGAGAGTGAAGGTCCCGAGAACCACATGGAAAAGGACAGCTGGAAGACGCTCAG GACCACGCTCCTCAACAGGGCCTGA